From one Catellatospora sp. IY07-71 genomic stretch:
- a CDS encoding ATP-binding protein, which yields MTSNDTEYDLDDAVSDVVPSVEGPATQGPIAVFQPPRRREPAEPDAAADEPGARPEARTADLRSDLQTAADRRAAEMRAAADAATQAQRERAAATRRDPEPSRPAPQVPSGPDIESPFLELFDSEAAEPGSVGRTATPPRPPAPPTRGTPPTRVDGPYGRTARRPDEGPAGVARRGPVRADTPPVAPPPVTPRPTAPSAAGADWPDEDLDDALPPGHPGAARPGTGAPRSAPVSGVPAGGGARNAPVGAGPRGPQAGGRAGDPPTGGGPRSPQADGFVDDAIAGDGPRNRPVSGMPRNAPVSGVPRSAPVSGGPRSAPVSGVPRNAPVSGVPVSGVPMRPAAEPRNRPVSAMPVSSVPVSTVPLSSRPLPPRGTPQAAPRSAPPDPGRRQTPPKSRGKQVKPAAPPKTGKDRDAAQELEITEIAGHLTFTPHAVTAWYVLPEVRWAFRPDAEREALLSAISEQYAGLAGFRLHLRRTTRPFPADQWAAQLDQLTARPLPPVPGAPGWGDHLVAAQRHLREINHSEGQTFLGVTFARRALGDSFSEKLLRAFGKGTADSERRKLGKQVEQFDEVLAAFGMRGQRAAAGELEWLLYRSVALGMSPPDLIGAVGHGRWDSGDLLALTEHIERYRTPYGSTVKLVNRMTGEERHVAVLTVGRMEPLDIPERHEPWLHFHERLPWPMELSSRVDILGPGDSFRNLEHRLRMIRSQQLDYLEHGMDAPPELERLASRALVMGDEMTTGLPVDSARAHGWHRIAVSGASREECLERARSVVATYSRELRISLQHPKQQDQLAREFIPGEPVANTGYLRRMPVRLLAAALPQAASVVGDRRGDLIGRTAGTCRRPVFLDPHFPMEVRERSGLSVMVAEPGGGKSTLLGAMGYLNARRGVQVTLLDPSGPLARLATMPELRPYSRVLNLTGGEQGTLAPYSLIPTPQRAEFPPGPNGDREYEISVSNARAERRMLVQDICSMLMPPQVAREASTATLLRHAVRTVPAEETATLDDVVRCLAGIDDTGRELANLLLDTAEMPLALLFFGSPPGDLLSTDAALTVITMSGLRLPDLKIEREYWSAEEALALPMLHTAHRLAVRRCYSGDMHQRKLVGLDEAHFMEGWRSGRSFLVRLARDSRKWNLAALVASQNPKDILGLDVQNLVSTVFVGRIAQDPEIASEALRLLRVPTDVGYEAVLASLSAPDANSSGRLGYREFVLRDVDSRVQRVRVDVSYVAGLLETLDTTPTGQAAGQGGKR from the coding sequence ATGACCAGCAACGATACCGAGTACGACCTGGACGACGCCGTCTCCGACGTCGTCCCCTCCGTCGAGGGACCGGCCACGCAGGGCCCGATCGCCGTGTTCCAGCCGCCCCGCCGGCGCGAGCCGGCCGAGCCGGACGCCGCCGCCGACGAGCCCGGCGCCCGCCCCGAGGCGCGCACCGCCGACCTGCGCAGCGACCTGCAGACCGCGGCCGACCGGCGCGCCGCCGAGATGCGCGCCGCCGCCGACGCCGCCACCCAGGCGCAACGCGAGCGCGCCGCCGCGACCCGCCGCGACCCCGAGCCGTCCCGGCCCGCGCCACAGGTCCCGTCCGGTCCCGACATCGAGTCGCCGTTCCTGGAGCTGTTCGACTCCGAGGCCGCCGAGCCCGGTTCGGTCGGCCGCACCGCCACGCCGCCGCGCCCCCCGGCCCCGCCGACCCGTGGCACGCCGCCGACCAGGGTGGACGGGCCGTACGGGCGTACCGCCCGGCGGCCGGACGAAGGCCCGGCCGGAGTGGCCCGGCGCGGTCCCGTGCGGGCCGACACCCCACCGGTGGCCCCGCCCCCGGTCACGCCCCGTCCCACGGCACCGTCCGCGGCGGGTGCCGACTGGCCGGACGAGGACCTGGACGACGCGCTCCCGCCCGGACACCCGGGCGCGGCGCGCCCCGGCACCGGCGCCCCGCGCAGCGCACCCGTCAGCGGCGTGCCCGCCGGCGGGGGCGCGCGCAATGCGCCCGTCGGGGCGGGGCCACGTGGCCCACAGGCAGGCGGTCGCGCGGGTGACCCGCCCACCGGTGGCGGCCCGCGCAGCCCGCAGGCCGATGGTTTCGTCGATGACGCGATTGCCGGTGACGGTCCGCGCAACCGTCCGGTGAGCGGCATGCCGCGTAACGCGCCCGTCAGCGGCGTGCCACGTAGCGCTCCGGTCAGTGGCGGGCCCCGTAGCGCCCCCGTCAGCGGCGTGCCACGTAACGCGCCCGTCAGCGGTGTCCCGGTCAGCGGGGTGCCGATGCGGCCCGCGGCCGAGCCGCGCAACCGGCCGGTCAGCGCCATGCCCGTCAGCTCGGTGCCGGTCAGCACCGTGCCGCTGAGCAGCCGTCCCCTGCCACCGCGCGGGACGCCCCAGGCCGCGCCGCGCTCGGCCCCGCCGGACCCCGGCCGCCGCCAGACGCCGCCGAAGAGCCGCGGCAAGCAGGTCAAGCCGGCCGCGCCACCGAAGACCGGCAAGGACCGCGACGCCGCGCAGGAACTCGAGATCACCGAGATCGCCGGTCATCTCACGTTCACTCCGCACGCCGTCACCGCCTGGTACGTGCTGCCCGAGGTGCGCTGGGCGTTCCGCCCCGACGCCGAACGCGAGGCGCTGCTCTCCGCCATCAGCGAGCAGTACGCCGGCCTCGCCGGCTTCCGCCTGCACCTGCGGCGTACCACCCGGCCCTTCCCGGCCGACCAGTGGGCCGCACAGCTCGACCAGCTCACCGCCCGCCCGCTGCCGCCCGTGCCCGGCGCTCCCGGCTGGGGCGACCACCTGGTCGCCGCCCAGCGCCACCTGCGCGAGATCAACCACAGCGAGGGGCAGACCTTCCTCGGCGTCACCTTCGCCCGCCGCGCCCTCGGCGACTCGTTCAGCGAGAAGCTGCTGCGCGCCTTCGGCAAGGGCACCGCCGACTCCGAACGCCGCAAGCTCGGCAAGCAGGTCGAACAGTTCGACGAGGTGCTCGCCGCGTTCGGCATGCGCGGCCAGCGCGCCGCCGCCGGCGAGCTGGAATGGCTGCTCTACCGCTCCGTCGCGCTCGGCATGAGCCCGCCCGACCTGATCGGCGCCGTCGGCCACGGCCGCTGGGACAGCGGCGACCTGCTCGCGCTCACCGAGCACATCGAGCGCTACCGCACCCCGTACGGCAGCACCGTCAAGCTCGTCAACCGGATGACCGGCGAAGAGCGGCACGTCGCCGTGCTGACCGTCGGCCGCATGGAGCCGCTCGACATCCCCGAGCGGCACGAGCCCTGGCTGCACTTCCACGAGCGCCTGCCCTGGCCCATGGAGCTGTCCTCGCGGGTCGACATCCTCGGACCCGGCGACAGCTTCCGCAACCTCGAACACCGGCTGCGCATGATCCGCTCGCAGCAGCTGGACTACCTCGAGCACGGCATGGACGCCCCGCCCGAGCTGGAGCGCCTGGCCAGCCGCGCCCTCGTCATGGGCGACGAGATGACCACCGGCCTGCCCGTCGACTCCGCCCGCGCGCACGGCTGGCACCGCATCGCCGTCAGCGGCGCCAGCCGCGAGGAATGCCTCGAACGCGCCCGCTCCGTCGTCGCCACCTACAGCCGCGAGCTGCGCATCTCGCTGCAGCACCCCAAGCAGCAGGACCAGCTCGCCCGCGAGTTCATCCCCGGCGAGCCCGTCGCCAACACCGGCTACCTGCGCCGCATGCCGGTACGCCTGCTCGCCGCCGCGCTGCCCCAGGCCGCGTCCGTCGTCGGCGACCGCCGCGGCGACCTGATCGGCCGCACCGCCGGCACCTGCCGCCGCCCCGTCTTCCTCGACCCGCACTTCCCCATGGAGGTGCGTGAGCGCTCCGGCCTGTCGGTCATGGTCGCCGAACCCGGCGGTGGCAAGTCCACCCTGCTCGGCGCCATGGGCTACCTCAACGCCCGGCGCGGCGTGCAGGTCACCCTGCTCGACCCGTCCGGCCCGCTCGCCCGCCTGGCCACCATGCCGGAGCTGCGGCCGTACTCGCGCGTGCTCAACCTGACCGGCGGCGAGCAGGGCACCCTCGCGCCGTACTCGCTCATCCCGACGCCGCAGCGGGCCGAGTTCCCGCCCGGCCCCAACGGCGACCGCGAATACGAGATCTCCGTCAGCAACGCCCGCGCCGAACGCCGCATGCTGGTGCAGGACATCTGCTCCATGCTCATGCCGCCACAGGTCGCCCGCGAAGCCTCCACCGCGACGCTGCTGCGTCACGCGGTGCGCACCGTGCCCGCGGAGGAGACGGCCACCCTCGACGACGTCGTACGCTGCCTCGCCGGCATCGACGACACCGGCCGCGAGCTGGCCAACCTGCTGCTCGACACCGCCGAGATGCCGCTCGCCCTGCTGTTCTTCGGCAGCCCGCCCGGCGACCTGCTCAGCACCGACGCCGCGCTCACCGTCATCACCATGTCCGGGCTGCGCCTGCCCGACCTGAAGATCGAGCGCGAGTACTGGTCCGCCGAGGAGGCGCTCGCCCTGCCGATGCTGCACACCGCGCACCGGCTCGCCGTACGCCGCTGCTACTCGGGCGACATGCACCAGCGCAAGCTCGTCGGGCTCGACGAGGCGCACTTCATGGAGGGGTGGCGGTCGGGACGGTCGTTCCTGGTCCGGCTCGCCCGGGACAGCCGCAAGTGGAACCTCGCGGCCCTCGTCGCGTCGCAGAACCCGAAGGACATCCTCGGGCTCGACGTGCAGAACCTCGTCTCCACCGTGTTCGTGGGGCGTATCGCGCAGGACCCGGAGATCGCGTCGGAGGCGCTGCGGCTGCTGCGCGTGCCGACCGACGTGGGGTATGAGGCCGTGCTCGCGTCGCTGTCCGCGCCCGACGCCAACAGCTCCGGGCGGCTCGGGTATCGCGAGTTCGTGCTGCGGGATGTCGACAGCCGGGTGCAGCGGGTGCGGGTCGACGTGTCGTACGTGGCGGGGCTGCTGGAGACGCTCGACACCACCCCGACGGGGCAGGCCGCCGGTCAGGGAGGCAAGCGGTGA
- a CDS encoding DMT family transporter → MVLALGTLFAAPVQAAAPAGVGAVAPGDKLCSLEEWTKRGIDECVGRLQEVSAARIQCVSAPNPAAPDSGLGGWFVSKPTWTTGADGSSYLLYSEYGYAGYDYTTYDINCVQTVMHPDYKLENTIANGEFMLAAGIVGVSNALRERAWAPSEMWGWADPLVEKATTALYKQVFSVFGVITLAVIGVYLLWRSRQAQMSMALTTVGWAILVMVGVTAIASWPVQSAKVADGTLVGVLSVVHEAVGPKSQPAPTTPCSNPEPGACEDHRPPAVRAGDTAVQALLYRNWLRGSLGSADSETAKKYGPALYRAKSLSWSDVEAIQDDSSRRDGIIRAKQSDWMKVAEQIKTEDPEAYQYLQGTKGMERIGAGFVAILSALSYAAFDVVASLLVLLGFLIIRWAVIAAPALGTIGMLRPASAGLRRLVNSVLAALFNVLIFGTGAAVYLFAVDLIMSTSSLPGWLQVTLVLLCGVVGWILLRPYRRITQLGGGSSGTSLLTARPSAAPANSASTDRSPATMVAPGSTTPPTVPEARPELAVTAEDPAKVIRAEVRGGGDPVRSEAWRSPDVPEGSPSYSVYRPASVPQQATARAEARSETPSDTPAPSRSETWAERS, encoded by the coding sequence ATGGTGCTGGCGCTGGGGACGCTGTTCGCGGCGCCGGTGCAGGCCGCGGCGCCGGCTGGGGTCGGGGCGGTGGCGCCCGGGGACAAGCTGTGCTCGCTGGAGGAGTGGACCAAGCGGGGGATCGACGAGTGCGTCGGGCGGCTGCAGGAGGTGAGCGCGGCACGTATCCAGTGCGTCAGCGCCCCCAACCCGGCCGCCCCGGACTCCGGCCTCGGCGGCTGGTTCGTCAGCAAGCCCACCTGGACCACCGGCGCCGACGGAAGCAGCTACCTGCTCTACAGCGAGTACGGATACGCCGGGTACGACTACACGACCTACGACATCAACTGCGTACAGACCGTCATGCACCCGGACTACAAGCTGGAGAACACCATCGCGAACGGCGAGTTCATGCTCGCCGCCGGCATCGTCGGTGTGTCGAACGCGCTTCGGGAGCGAGCCTGGGCGCCCAGCGAAATGTGGGGTTGGGCGGACCCGCTGGTAGAGAAGGCGACGACGGCGCTTTATAAGCAGGTCTTCAGCGTCTTCGGCGTGATCACGCTCGCCGTCATTGGCGTTTACCTCCTCTGGCGCTCACGCCAAGCCCAGATGTCCATGGCGCTCACGACCGTGGGTTGGGCGATCCTTGTAATGGTCGGTGTCACGGCGATCGCCAGTTGGCCGGTCCAGTCGGCCAAGGTTGCCGACGGCACGCTTGTGGGTGTACTCAGCGTGGTACACGAGGCTGTCGGGCCAAAGAGTCAGCCTGCTCCCACAACTCCATGTAGCAACCCCGAACCCGGTGCGTGCGAAGATCACCGGCCGCCTGCTGTCCGCGCAGGCGACACAGCTGTCCAGGCACTGCTATACCGCAACTGGCTCCGTGGTTCGCTGGGCTCTGCGGATAGCGAAACTGCAAAGAAGTATGGTCCGGCCCTCTATCGCGCCAAGTCGCTCAGCTGGAGCGATGTCGAAGCGATCCAAGACGACTCAAGCCGACGCGATGGCATCATCCGAGCCAAGCAAAGCGACTGGATGAAGGTCGCCGAGCAGATCAAGACTGAAGACCCGGAGGCGTACCAATACCTGCAGGGTACGAAGGGTATGGAGCGGATCGGGGCAGGGTTCGTCGCCATCCTTTCGGCGCTCAGCTACGCGGCCTTCGACGTAGTCGCCTCCCTCTTGGTTCTGTTGGGCTTCCTCATCATCCGGTGGGCGGTTATCGCTGCACCCGCGCTTGGCACGATCGGCATGCTGCGTCCCGCCAGTGCCGGCCTGCGCCGCCTGGTGAACTCGGTTCTGGCAGCATTGTTCAATGTATTGATCTTCGGAACCGGTGCCGCGGTATATCTGTTCGCAGTCGACCTAATCATGAGCACCTCGTCTCTGCCCGGCTGGCTGCAGGTGACGCTCGTCCTCCTCTGTGGTGTGGTCGGATGGATCCTGCTGCGCCCGTATCGCCGGATAACGCAGCTCGGCGGCGGTAGCAGTGGCACCTCTCTACTCACCGCACGGCCGTCTGCGGCACCTGCGAACTCCGCATCAACCGATCGCTCCCCAGCCACCATGGTCGCTCCTGGCAGCACGACCCCTCCCACCGTGCCCGAGGCCCGGCCGGAACTCGCGGTTACCGCCGAGGATCCGGCGAAGGTAATACGGGCGGAGGTGCGCGGCGGCGGCGACCCGGTTCGCTCTGAAGCCTGGCGCTCGCCAGACGTCCCGGAGGGGTCGCCAAGCTACTCGGTATACCGACCCGCGTCGGTGCCTCAGCAGGCAACCGCGCGAGCTGAAGCCCGCTCGGAGACCCCTTCGGATACGCCTGCACCGAGCCGATCAGAGACCTGGGCGGAACGGAGTTAG